One window of the Dendropsophus ebraccatus isolate aDenEbr1 chromosome 12, aDenEbr1.pat, whole genome shotgun sequence genome contains the following:
- the FBLIM1 gene encoding filamin-binding LIM protein 1, whose protein sequence is MSGKRMVSSVQITLAPPWRAELSQKDQTRGQNTGAQQKRPDPSPPAAVPNLTPHHNNAWPDPEDLQNGDFPSFPPTFLDEIPTTEDYLSPDLPPPPPPPPVLPLSPKRVPLEPSPAPIPDSLTLELQKLELARPPTSQKPVTSPSPKPVKPLSAPSNQQKREELTAGKQNGYRGKQEGSDICAFCHKAIQPNVATIEAMKKLYHATCFTCRKCHRLLAGQMYYQKDGQPICDHCYKDTLEKCAKCQTLILQHIVRALGNGYHPECFTCVVCNRTIADESFAVDEYNDVHCAEDYYRKYAPICASCERPIIPIDGQDSYKIECMGHNYHENCYRCETCQVLLSLEPTDSGCFPLKGHLLCKSCHLSQEKGES, encoded by the exons ATGTCCGGTAAGCGGATGGTGTCGTCGGTGCAGATCACACTGGCTCCTCCATGGAGAGCAGAACTATCACAAAAGGATCAGACCAGGGGGCAGAATACAGGAGCGCAGCAGAAGAGGCCGGATCCTTCTCCTCCAGCAGCTGTGCCCAACCTCACACCTCATCACAACAATGCCTGGCCGGACCCTGAGGATCTGCAGAACGGAG atttcccctctttcccccccacattCCTGGATGAGATCCCCACAACAGAGGACTACCTGAGCCCGGACCTCCCGCCGCCGCCCCCACCACCCCCAGTCCTGCCGCTGTCCCCCAAACGGGTTCCTCTAGAACCTTCCCCAGCTCCTATCCCAGACTCACTTACTCTGGAGTTACAGAAGCTGGAACTGGCCCGACCTCCGACCTCCCAG AAACCAGTGACGTCTCCATCACCAAAACCTGTAAAACCGCTGTCTGCGCCCAGTAACCAACAGAAAAGAGAGGAGCTCACTGCCGGGAAACAGAACGGCTACAGAGGGAAGCAGGAGGGCTCAG ACATCTGTGCCTTCTGCCACAAAGCCATCCAACCCAATGTGGCCACCATCGAGGCCATGAAGAAGCTGTACCACGCCACCTGCTTCACCTGCCGCAAGTGTCACCGCCTACTGGCCGGGCAGATGTACTACCAGAAAGATGGACAGCCCATATGTGACCACTGCTATAAg GACACACTGGAGAAGTGCGCCAAGTGCCAGACGCTGATCCTGCAGCACATCGTCCGTGCGCTGGGTAATGGCTACCACCCAGAATGCTTCACCTGTGTGGTGTGTAACCGCACCATTGCCGATGAGAGTTTTGCTGTGGATGAATACAATGACGTTCACTGTGCCGAGGATTATTACAG GAAATACGCTCCGATCTGTGCCTCTTGTGAACGTCCCATTATACCTATAGACGGGCAGGATTCCTATAAGATTGAGTGTATGGGACACAACTACCATGAAAACTGCTATCGCTGTGAG ACATGTCAGGTGCTGCTTTCCCTGGAGCCGACAGACAGCGGCTGCTTCCCACTGAAgggccatttactgtgcaagtcCTGCCACCTGTCACAGGAGAAAGGGGAGTCATAA